In one window of Henckelia pumila isolate YLH828 chromosome 1, ASM3356847v2, whole genome shotgun sequence DNA:
- the LOC140874630 gene encoding uncharacterized protein, translating into MELEVETGGRRWEKVNRDKSRVLKRRATLLLSSSQGRYLSGCVPLHKAALKGEWESAESLLANDMTLGQSRITEGGETAFHIAALEGHALFVANLLQRMGDQSSHVLEIQNQKGNTALSFAAVAGHVDIAVLMIENNPRLPTIRGDGGVTPLFMAAFLGHRDMVDYLFPLSGFDKWDENDQIELLTTSIASGLYDLSIRILQQNNNLAGVEDREGNTPLLVLARDPSHFRGLSDTMQQGVLSWRTIARAFASVLPNNMKYLPKQELPPTDDQDDDAYTLLDYLWYLTASSHQRNDIETGRANNMEAAFGNANAKLLFTAAESANDEFLVELIRRYPDFLYKVNEFKHSIFHIAVLRRHVQCFNLIYEVHGVRDLILTYIDTEGNNIMHLAGRLAPQNQLNLIPGAALQMQREVLWFKEVEKLVQPSYRNMKNDQGQTPHDVFISEHQDLMKEGEKMMKQTAKSCMLVAMLIATVVFTTAFTVPGGYNNNGSPSLQNQRLFYVFPISEAVATLSSLTSMLMFLSILTSRYAEDDFLDSLPFWMVIGVASLFVSIAGMMVAFCTCLIFYQHGLASITVLLLFFATVPVMFITLKYPLLVTILRCTYSCRWLFISNNRLLS; encoded by the exons ATGGAATTAGAGGTCGAAACGGGAGGTCGCCGATGGGAGAAAGTGAACCGAGACAAGTCAAGGGTGCTGAAACGAAGAGCAACTCTACTTCTTTCATCATCTC AAGGAAGATATCTGAGCGGGTGTGTTCCCCTGCACAAAGCTGCGTTGAAGGGTGAGTGGGAGAGTGCTGAAAGCTTGTTGGCCAACGATATGACCTTGGGTCAATCTCGCATCACAGAAGGCGGGGAAACTGCGTTCCACATAGCTGCTTTGGAAGGGCATGCACTTTTTGTTGCTAATTTACTTCAAAGGATGGGCGACCAATCTTCCCATGTACTGGAAATACAAAATCAAAAGGGAAACACTGCACTCAGCTTCGCTGCCGTCGCGGGGCATGTCGATATCGCTGTTTTGATGATAGAAAATAACCCAAGATTGCCCACAATCCGCGGTGATGGTGGTGTCACCCCACTCTTTATGGCGGCGTTTTTAGGCCACCGCGACATGGTCGATTATCTCTTCCCATTATCCGGTTTTGACAAGTGGGATGAGAACGATCAAATTGAGCTTCTCACCACTTCCATCGCCTCCGGGTTGTATG ATCTATCTATCAGAATATTACAACAAAATAACAATCTAGCTGGGGTTGAAGACCGCGAAGGCAACACACCTTTACTAGTGCTTGCACGGGATCCGTCACATTTTCGCGGCCTAAGTGACACCATGCAACAAGGAGTACTCAGCTGGAGAACCATTGCCCGTGCAT TTGCTTCAGTGCTGCCTAATAACATGAAGTACTTGCCGAAGCAAGAACTGCCACCAACAGATGATCAAGATGATGATGCATATACACTGCTCGATTATCTTTGGTATCTTACCGCATCAAGCCATCAACGAAATGATATCGAAACCGGACGAGCTAATAATATGGAAGCAGCTTTTGGAAACGCTAATGCGAAACTTCTCTTTACAGCAGCAGAATCAGCAAATGACGAATTCTTGGTGGAGCTGATTCGGCGTTATCCGGATTTCTTGTACAAAGTTAACGAGTTCAAACACAGCATATTTCATATCGCCGTTTTACGTCGCCATGTCCAATGCTTCAATTTAATATACGAAGTTCACGGTGTGAGAGATTTGATACTAACATATATAGACACCGAAGGCAATAACATAATGCACTTGGCAGGCAGGTTAGCCCCTCAAAATCAACTCAATCTCATACCAGGGGCAGCCCTTCAGATGCAACGAGAAGTATTGTGGTTCAAGGAAGTCGAAAAGTTGGTCCAACCATCATACAGAAACATGAAAAACGATCAAGGCCAAACGCCACACGACGTGTTCATCTCAGAGCACCAAGACTTGATGAAAGAAGGCGAAAAGATGATGAAACAGACGGCTAAATCATGCATGCTAGTCGCAATGCTAATCGCCACGGTGGTTTTCACCACCGCCTTTACCGTGCCCGGCGGGTACAACAACAACGGTTCTCCGAGCCTACAAAACCAGAGGCTTTTTTATGTTTTCCCCATCTCCGAGGCCGTGGCGACCCTATCCTCTTTGACATCAATGCTGATGTTTCTTTCCATACTCACGTCCCGTTACGCGGAAGACGATTTCTTGGACTCGTTGCCTTTTTGGATGGTGATTGGGGTGGCATCCCTTTTCGTGTCCATAGCCGGGATGATGGTCGCCTTCTGCACATGTCTCATCTTCTATCAACACGGATTGGCGTCCATAACTGTTCTTCTACTTTTCTTTGCTACCGTGCCGGTGATGTTTATAACCTTGAAGTATCCTCTTTTGGTTACCATACTACGTTGTACCTATAGTTGCAGGTGGCTGTTTATTTCAAACAATCGGTTGTTGTCCTAG